In Acanthochromis polyacanthus isolate Apoly-LR-REF ecotype Palm Island chromosome 15, KAUST_Apoly_ChrSc, whole genome shotgun sequence, a single genomic region encodes these proteins:
- the LOC127537576 gene encoding ribosomal protein 63, mitochondrial-like, with the protein MFLTLALLRKGIPGKQWIGKYRRPRQITWQMKRNTLKNLEREAENEYWISRPYMTAEQEHGHAAERRAKAWINIKEAKFANFPEHKHITDHLSHLRITKTWSS; encoded by the coding sequence ATGTTCCTCACACTCGCCCTGCTGCGGAAAGGCATCCCTGGGAAGCAGTGGATCGGAAAGTACCGGCGGCCGCGGCAGATTACGTGGCAGATGAAGCGCAACACGCTGAAGAATCTGGAGCGCGAGGCCGAAAACGAATACTGGATCAGCCGGCCGTACATGACGGCGGAGCAGGAGCACGGCCACGCCGCCGAGCGCCGCGCCAAGGCCTGGATCAACATCAAGGAAGCCAAGTTTGCGAATTTTCCCGAACACAAGCACATCACGGATCACCTGAGTCATCTGAGAATCACCAAGACGTGGTCGAGTTAA